The following coding sequences lie in one Acidimicrobiia bacterium genomic window:
- the secD gene encoding protein translocase subunit SecD, whose amino-acid sequence MPSRQRLYLIGILLLSVASLSLTMWWGNEPLLGLDLQGGVSVRLTAVGEADEEMLDQAVEVIRARVDGLGVAEPEISRTATGVMVSLPGVDDQTRALELVGTTAELRFRPVCETLPAVGAQAPVLAQGDPGDAPASCWPLLAGEVIPATGANGLTTHEDDHAADFVVLTDELMPGETITRRLVLGPTILTGDGLSDADANFVDFTWQVSLTMKKGASGIDAFNAIAAECFAGTAYCPVQSGYGNGQVALVLDGQVITAPQIRATSFQRDAILISGSFDKQSAEDAALALRYGALPIELVAENTQLVSATIGEDALKAGIIAGLVGLAAVALFIVAYYRILGLVALASLAISGSLLWAIIAHLGTQSGLALTLAGVTGIIVAIGVSVDSNVVYFEHLKEDIRDGRTARSSVDRAFKIAFSTIIKANTASLIGAGLLWWLTVGAVRGFALYLGLATILDLVATKFFMGPMIDLLARSSWFKHHPLRFGLPADGAVKTIGEAK is encoded by the coding sequence ATGCCCTCACGCCAACGCCTCTACCTCATTGGGATACTGCTGCTCTCCGTAGCCTCGCTTTCGCTCACCATGTGGTGGGGAAACGAACCCCTCCTCGGACTCGACCTACAAGGTGGAGTCTCAGTGCGCCTCACCGCAGTAGGCGAAGCCGACGAAGAAATGTTGGACCAAGCAGTAGAAGTAATTCGAGCCCGCGTCGACGGCCTCGGAGTAGCCGAACCAGAAATCTCCCGCACCGCCACCGGAGTCATGGTTTCCCTCCCTGGCGTAGACGACCAAACCCGGGCCTTAGAACTGGTCGGCACCACCGCCGAACTACGCTTTCGCCCGGTCTGCGAAACCCTGCCCGCCGTGGGCGCACAAGCGCCCGTACTCGCCCAAGGCGACCCCGGAGACGCCCCCGCCTCCTGCTGGCCACTACTGGCTGGCGAAGTGATCCCCGCCACCGGAGCAAACGGGTTAACCACCCACGAAGACGATCACGCAGCAGACTTTGTCGTCCTCACCGACGAACTCATGCCCGGAGAAACAATCACCCGACGCCTCGTACTGGGCCCCACCATCCTCACCGGTGACGGACTAAGCGATGCCGACGCCAACTTTGTTGACTTCACCTGGCAAGTAAGCCTCACCATGAAAAAAGGCGCATCAGGCATCGACGCCTTCAACGCCATCGCCGCCGAATGCTTCGCCGGTACCGCCTACTGCCCCGTACAAAGCGGTTACGGAAACGGCCAAGTAGCGCTGGTGCTCGACGGCCAAGTCATAACCGCCCCCCAAATACGCGCCACCTCGTTTCAACGCGACGCCATCTTGATCTCCGGCTCGTTCGACAAACAAAGCGCCGAAGACGCCGCCCTCGCTCTGCGCTACGGAGCCCTACCCATAGAACTGGTAGCCGAAAACACCCAACTCGTATCAGCCACCATTGGCGAAGACGCACTCAAAGCAGGCATCATCGCCGGCCTCGTCGGTTTAGCCGCCGTGGCCCTATTCATCGTGGCCTACTACCGCATATTAGGGTTAGTGGCCTTAGCCAGCCTGGCTATCTCTGGGTCACTGTTGTGGGCCATAATCGCTCACCTGGGCACCCAATCAGGCCTGGCCCTCACCCTGGCCGGAGTAACCGGCATCATCGTGGCCATCGGCGTATCAGTGGACTCCAACGTGGTCTATTTCGAACACCTAAAAGAAGACATACGCGACGGCCGCACCGCCCGATCATCAGTAGATCGAGCATTCAAAATCGCCTTCTCCACCATCATCAAAGCCAACACCGCGTCACTCATCGGCGCCGGATTGCTCTGGTGGCTCACCGTAGGCGCCGTACGCGGCTTCGCCCTCTACCTTGGCCTCGCCACCATCTTGGACCTGGTAGCCACCAAATTCTTTATGGGCCCCATGATTGACCTCCTGGCCCGCAGTTCATGGTTCAAACACCACCCCCTCCGCTTCGGACTGCCAGCCGACGGGGCAGTAAAAACCATCGGAGAAGCAAAATAA
- a CDS encoding bifunctional (p)ppGpp synthetase/guanosine-3',5'-bis(diphosphate) 3'-pyrophosphohydrolase, with the protein MVTVQRVLPWRRRPKSAVEETSALLTAFAERHPRQSTDLIERAYQVALAAHEGQTRKSGEPYIHHPMAVATIVARQGLDDVTIAAALLHDAVEDTNVELADLETAFGSDVALIVDGVTKLERLHFDSKEDQQAASMRKMLVALAKDLRVLIIKLADRLHNMRTLAALPEFKQQRTARETLDIYAPLAHRLGMEEVKVQLEDLALATLHPKRYSQIDQMVFERAPERDLYLTQMISEVESRLKELGIQAEVNGRPKHMWSIYEKMIVRGRSFDEIHDLVGIRVIVENVRDCYAALGSIHAVWKPIQGRFKDYVAMPKFNLYQSLHTTVVGPQGKQVEFQVRTFDMHHRAEHGVAAHWDYKSTTPSDEMAWLSRIVEWQEETTDPGAFMANLKTDLEQDEIFIFTPQGRVITLPSGATPVDFAYSVHTEVGHACVGARVDGRLMPLESKLVSGSTVEIVTSKQDEAGPSRDWLKFVASHRAENKIKHWFSRERRAEAIERGHDTLVDELRRNRLPIKPTLEGTKLAEVAAAMNYLDAEALYAAIGEGHVSAKSLVHQINQAQDDESDQAPNFPITSLRARPRRKEGDSVGVHVEGLDDLMVRLSRCCTPVPPDEIMGFVTRGRGVTVHRTDCANAVSLSADQPDRLIDVEWDQQSVASFIATVEVKALDRPMLLRDIVNVLADHQINVVGTSTVTSEADRIARLKFEFELGDPAHLDPLIRILRNIDSVYDVYRVVPGQTTNS; encoded by the coding sequence ATGGTGACCGTGCAACGCGTGCTGCCGTGGCGTCGCCGCCCGAAATCGGCCGTAGAAGAAACCTCGGCGCTACTAACCGCCTTTGCCGAGCGGCACCCGCGCCAAAGCACCGACCTTATAGAACGGGCCTACCAAGTTGCCTTAGCCGCCCACGAAGGCCAAACCAGAAAATCTGGCGAACCCTACATTCACCACCCCATGGCCGTAGCCACCATCGTGGCCCGCCAAGGACTCGACGACGTAACCATCGCCGCCGCATTACTGCACGACGCAGTAGAAGACACCAACGTCGAACTCGCAGACCTCGAAACAGCATTCGGCTCCGACGTTGCCCTCATCGTTGACGGCGTCACCAAACTCGAACGCCTCCACTTTGATTCAAAAGAAGACCAGCAAGCAGCCAGCATGCGCAAAATGCTGGTGGCCCTCGCCAAAGACCTTCGAGTGCTCATCATCAAACTGGCCGACCGTCTCCACAACATGCGCACCCTGGCCGCGTTACCAGAGTTCAAACAACAACGCACCGCACGAGAAACACTAGACATTTACGCTCCATTAGCGCACCGCTTAGGCATGGAAGAAGTCAAGGTGCAACTCGAAGACTTAGCTTTGGCAACCCTGCACCCCAAGCGGTACAGCCAGATAGATCAAATGGTTTTCGAACGGGCGCCCGAACGAGACCTCTACCTCACCCAAATGATTAGTGAAGTCGAAAGCCGTCTCAAAGAACTCGGCATCCAAGCCGAGGTAAATGGCCGGCCAAAACACATGTGGAGCATCTACGAAAAAATGATTGTCAGAGGCCGCTCCTTTGACGAAATCCACGACCTGGTAGGTATTCGAGTCATCGTAGAAAACGTACGCGACTGCTACGCCGCTTTGGGGTCAATTCACGCCGTATGGAAACCAATACAAGGCCGTTTCAAAGACTACGTAGCCATGCCAAAGTTCAACCTCTACCAATCGCTGCACACCACCGTGGTAGGGCCACAAGGCAAACAAGTTGAATTTCAGGTGCGGACCTTCGACATGCATCACCGAGCCGAACACGGAGTAGCCGCTCACTGGGACTACAAGAGCACCACCCCCAGCGACGAAATGGCCTGGCTGAGCCGCATCGTGGAATGGCAAGAAGAAACCACCGACCCCGGTGCTTTCATGGCCAACCTCAAAACCGATCTCGAACAAGACGAAATATTTATTTTCACCCCCCAAGGGCGAGTAATCACCCTACCCAGCGGAGCAACTCCCGTAGATTTCGCCTACTCCGTGCACACCGAAGTCGGACACGCCTGCGTCGGGGCTCGAGTAGATGGCCGCCTGATGCCCCTAGAAAGCAAATTGGTTTCCGGGTCCACCGTGGAAATCGTCACCTCCAAGCAAGACGAAGCCGGCCCCTCACGCGACTGGCTGAAATTTGTGGCCAGCCACCGGGCCGAAAACAAAATCAAACACTGGTTCTCACGAGAACGCCGCGCCGAAGCCATAGAACGCGGCCATGACACTTTGGTAGATGAACTTCGCCGCAACCGACTACCCATAAAACCCACCTTAGAAGGCACCAAACTGGCAGAAGTCGCCGCCGCCATGAACTACCTCGATGCGGAAGCCCTTTACGCAGCAATCGGCGAAGGGCATGTTTCGGCAAAATCTTTAGTGCATCAAATCAACCAGGCGCAAGACGACGAATCAGACCAAGCGCCCAACTTCCCCATAACGTCTCTACGGGCCCGGCCGCGCCGCAAAGAAGGCGACTCGGTAGGCGTGCACGTCGAAGGCCTCGACGATCTGATGGTGCGCCTCTCCCGCTGCTGCACCCCAGTGCCGCCCGACGAAATCATGGGGTTTGTTACCCGCGGCCGCGGGGTCACCGTGCACCGCACCGACTGCGCCAATGCCGTGTCGCTATCGGCAGACCAACCAGACCGATTAATTGACGTGGAGTGGGACCAACAAAGCGTGGCTTCATTTATTGCCACCGTAGAAGTAAAAGCTTTGGATCGCCCCATGTTGCTGCGAGACATCGTCAACGTGCTGGCCGACCATCAAATTAACGTGGTGGGCACCTCAACGGTGACCAGCGAAGCAGACCGAATAGCCCGCTTAAAGTTCGAATTTGAACTCGGCGACCCCGCCCATTTGGACCCACTCATTCGCATTTTGCGCAACATTGACTCGGTATACGACGTCTACCGAGTAGTGCCCGGCCAAACCACCAACTCGTAA
- the ruvB gene encoding Holliday junction branch migration DNA helicase RuvB, translating into MREELLSPDQEPQEREVEVGLRPRSLDEFVGQSELKGHLRVMLAAARERQQPADHFLFAGPPGLGKTTLAHIVATEMNAELHITSGPALERAGDLAAILTKLEPGDVLFIDEIHRLSRAVEEVLYPAMEDFELDIILGKGPAARSIRLELPRFTLVGATTRTGLITGPLRDRFGLTARLEYYEPEDLQSIVERAAGILGVSIDAKGAKEIAHRSRGTPRIGNRLLRQVRDFAQIERPQSKGVIDAAIAHDGLAFFGVDERGLDKPTRAILTALCSSFGGGPVGLKTLAISVSEPDDTVEDVYEPFLIQQGLLLRTPKGRVATPAAFAHLGLTPPTGGGSTLFSD; encoded by the coding sequence ATGCGCGAAGAACTCCTCTCCCCAGACCAAGAACCACAAGAAAGAGAAGTAGAAGTCGGCCTGCGGCCCCGCAGCCTCGACGAATTTGTGGGACAAAGCGAACTCAAAGGCCACCTTCGGGTCATGCTGGCCGCCGCCCGAGAACGCCAACAACCCGCCGACCACTTTCTCTTTGCTGGCCCTCCCGGACTGGGAAAAACCACCCTGGCCCACATCGTGGCCACCGAAATGAACGCCGAACTCCACATCACCTCCGGCCCCGCCCTAGAACGCGCCGGCGACCTAGCTGCCATCTTGACCAAACTCGAACCCGGCGACGTGCTGTTCATCGACGAAATCCACCGGCTCAGCCGAGCCGTTGAAGAAGTGCTTTACCCCGCCATGGAAGACTTCGAACTCGACATAATTTTAGGAAAAGGCCCCGCCGCCCGCTCCATACGACTCGAACTGCCCCGCTTCACCCTGGTAGGAGCCACCACCCGCACCGGGCTCATTACCGGACCCCTACGCGACCGCTTCGGCCTCACGGCACGCCTCGAGTACTACGAACCCGAAGACCTGCAATCCATAGTCGAACGAGCAGCCGGCATTCTCGGAGTCAGCATCGACGCAAAGGGAGCAAAAGAAATCGCCCATCGCTCCCGAGGCACCCCCCGCATCGGCAACCGACTCTTGCGTCAAGTACGCGACTTCGCCCAAATAGAACGACCCCAAAGTAAAGGGGTTATTGATGCGGCAATCGCCCACGACGGCCTCGCTTTCTTCGGCGTTGATGAACGAGGACTCGACAAACCCACCCGAGCCATTCTGACCGCCCTCTGCAGCAGTTTCGGCGGAGGACCCGTAGGGCTCAAAACACTGGCCATAAGCGTCAGCGAACCCGACGACACCGTAGAAGACGTCTACGAACCCTTTTTGATTCAACAAGGCCTCTTGTTACGCACCCCCAAAGGCCGCGTCGCTACCCCCGCCGCCTTCGCCCACCTGGGCCTCACCCCGCCAACCGGCGGAGGGTCTACGCTCTTTAGCGACTAG
- the ruvA gene encoding Holliday junction branch migration protein RuvA yields the protein MIGSLRGLLTDRLNKGQVLIEVAGVGYRVTVTPTTAVTLGEIGQEVYLHIHHHIRETDQTLYGFTTRPERVCFEALLSAHGVGPSLALAVLGVHGPNALAQLLADDDVAALCLVPGVGKKTATRLLIELKGSLDLPVEGVLDETGKPTTGRSALTEVHEALNGLGYSIEEIRPVLADLAGDDVAALLREALQRLARA from the coding sequence ATGATCGGCTCACTACGAGGACTACTCACCGACCGGCTAAACAAAGGACAAGTACTTATAGAAGTAGCCGGCGTGGGCTACCGAGTCACCGTCACCCCCACCACCGCAGTAACACTGGGCGAAATAGGCCAAGAGGTTTACCTCCATATACACCACCACATTCGAGAAACTGACCAAACCCTCTACGGCTTCACCACCCGACCAGAACGCGTCTGCTTCGAAGCGCTTTTATCAGCCCACGGGGTAGGGCCCTCGCTGGCCCTGGCCGTCCTCGGCGTACACGGGCCCAACGCACTCGCGCAACTCTTGGCCGACGACGACGTCGCCGCCCTCTGCCTGGTGCCCGGCGTCGGCAAAAAAACTGCCACCCGGTTACTGATAGAACTCAAAGGCTCACTCGACCTGCCAGTAGAAGGGGTGCTCGACGAAACCGGAAAACCCACCACCGGACGATCGGCCCTTACCGAAGTGCACGAAGCCCTAAACGGATTGGGCTACAGCATCGAAGAAATTCGCCCCGTACTGGCTGACTTGGCCGGCGACGACGTCGCCGCCCTCTTACGCGAAGCCCTACAACGATTAGCCCGGGCATAA
- a CDS encoding histidine--tRNA ligase has translation MASPTFRAPKGTRDIMWPDAARWRALGQVFAQTVEEAGYTQVIPPMFENIEVFKRLGDATDVVSKEMYDFEDKGGRHMALRPEQTASIVRAFVEHRPLTPWKAWYSGPNFRYERAQKGRYRQFDQVGIEALGPEDPHLDVEVIALAWRFYQRLGLRQITLMLNSLGSGDDRERFIEALQAHFATHQNELSEASRTTLAVNPLRVLDSKREQDQSIINSAPKMLDFLSPEAVEHFEKVQQGLNALGIPYTLNPRLVRGLDYYVRTTFEFISDAFDAAQNAVGGGGRYDGLAESLGGPATPGVGFALGVDRTLLACDAEETFPGPTNVVDIFVVDTTGGQAALALTAALHQEGHRADRSWDNRSMKAQMKAADRSGAQIALIIGEEEAASDTVTVRDLRGQSGQTTVPRTQVNETLRKMMR, from the coding sequence GTGGCTTCTCCAACTTTTCGTGCCCCCAAAGGCACCCGTGACATCATGTGGCCCGACGCCGCCCGCTGGCGAGCGTTAGGCCAAGTATTTGCCCAAACAGTAGAAGAAGCGGGCTACACCCAAGTCATCCCACCCATGTTCGAAAACATCGAAGTCTTCAAACGCCTCGGCGACGCCACCGACGTGGTCAGCAAAGAAATGTACGATTTTGAAGACAAAGGCGGCCGCCACATGGCCCTGCGCCCCGAACAAACCGCCTCCATCGTGCGAGCCTTCGTGGAACACCGGCCCCTCACCCCTTGGAAAGCCTGGTACAGCGGACCCAATTTTCGCTACGAACGAGCCCAAAAAGGCCGCTACCGCCAATTCGATCAAGTAGGAATCGAAGCCCTCGGCCCCGAAGACCCCCACCTTGACGTAGAAGTCATCGCCCTCGCCTGGCGCTTCTACCAGCGCTTAGGGCTCCGCCAAATCACCCTCATGCTCAACTCCTTAGGCAGCGGCGACGATCGAGAACGATTCATCGAAGCCCTCCAAGCCCACTTCGCCACCCACCAAAACGAACTCAGCGAAGCATCCCGCACCACCCTGGCCGTCAACCCGCTACGCGTGCTGGACTCCAAACGTGAACAAGACCAATCCATCATCAACAGCGCACCAAAAATGCTGGACTTCCTCTCACCAGAAGCCGTCGAACACTTTGAAAAAGTACAACAAGGCCTCAACGCTCTGGGCATCCCCTACACCCTGAACCCCCGCCTAGTACGGGGCTTGGACTACTACGTCCGCACCACCTTCGAATTCATCTCCGACGCCTTCGACGCCGCCCAAAACGCCGTCGGCGGGGGAGGACGCTACGACGGGCTCGCCGAAAGCCTCGGCGGCCCCGCCACCCCCGGCGTCGGATTCGCCCTCGGCGTAGACCGCACCCTGTTGGCCTGCGACGCCGAAGAAACCTTCCCCGGCCCCACCAACGTGGTCGACATCTTTGTAGTGGATACCACCGGGGGACAAGCCGCCCTGGCCCTCACCGCAGCCCTCCACCAAGAAGGCCACCGAGCCGACCGATCCTGGGACAACCGTTCCATGAAAGCCCAAATGAAAGCCGCCGACCGCAGCGGCGCCCAAATTGCTTTAATAATCGGTGAAGAAGAAGCAGCATCCGATACCGTCACCGTGCGTGACCTACGAGGTCAAAGCGGACAAACCACCGTTCCCCGCACCCAAGTAAACGAAACCCTCCGAAAGATGATGCGTTGA
- the tgt gene encoding tRNA guanosine(34) transglycosylase Tgt, with the protein MKAEFTTKATDQGARTGQVNVAGGTFATPCFMPVGTRGAVRHLSSKDLNDLGAEVVLGNTYHLMLRPGADIVRQHGGLAGFAAWDGLTLTDSGGYQIFSLKPKVNDDGATFRSTYDGSTHQLTPETAANIQADLGADIQMVLDVCPALPATDRTLQEAVDRTAKWAQRGRNEFLNHPDAQQRQSQFGIVQGGTNQALRIESTERTLEVGFDGYAVGGLSVGEGRNEMLDPLSAVTEMLPTDQPRYFMGLGDPAGLVEVVGRGIDMFDCVLPTRHARHGTVLTTAGKFNLRNARFATDQLPLDPEFPASPAANWSRAYLRHLLMTDEPTGRRLLTLHNLAWLLDFVDRLRESINHGEFNNFRKETLEVWG; encoded by the coding sequence GTGAAAGCCGAATTCACCACCAAAGCCACCGACCAAGGGGCCCGCACCGGCCAAGTAAACGTCGCCGGAGGTACCTTCGCCACCCCCTGCTTCATGCCCGTAGGAACCCGAGGAGCCGTACGCCACCTTTCATCCAAAGACCTCAACGACCTGGGCGCCGAAGTTGTGCTCGGCAACACCTACCACCTCATGTTGCGCCCCGGAGCCGACATCGTGCGCCAACACGGCGGCCTAGCCGGTTTCGCCGCCTGGGACGGCCTCACCCTCACCGACTCCGGCGGGTACCAAATATTTTCCCTCAAACCCAAAGTCAACGACGACGGGGCCACTTTTCGCTCCACCTACGACGGCTCCACCCACCAGCTCACTCCCGAAACAGCAGCCAACATCCAAGCCGACCTGGGAGCCGACATACAAATGGTGCTCGACGTTTGCCCCGCCCTGCCCGCCACCGACCGCACCCTGCAAGAGGCCGTAGACCGCACAGCAAAATGGGCACAACGAGGACGAAACGAGTTCCTCAACCACCCCGACGCCCAACAACGCCAAAGCCAATTCGGCATCGTGCAAGGCGGCACCAACCAAGCCCTACGCATCGAAAGCACCGAACGCACCCTGGAAGTCGGTTTCGACGGTTACGCCGTAGGAGGCCTCAGCGTCGGCGAAGGCCGCAACGAAATGCTCGACCCCCTGTCTGCAGTCACCGAAATGCTGCCCACCGACCAGCCCCGCTACTTCATGGGATTAGGCGACCCCGCCGGCCTCGTAGAAGTAGTCGGACGAGGCATCGACATGTTCGACTGCGTGCTACCCACCCGCCACGCTCGACACGGCACAGTGCTCACCACCGCCGGAAAATTCAACCTCCGAAACGCCCGCTTCGCCACCGACCAACTGCCCCTCGACCCCGAATTCCCAGCCAGCCCCGCCGCAAACTGGAGCCGGGCCTACCTCAGGCATTTACTCATGACTGACGAACCCACCGGACGCCGACTCCTTACCCTCCATAACTTGGCCTGGCTCCTGGACTTTGTCGACCGCCTACGGGAATCCATAAACCACGGAGAATTCAATAACTTCCGAAAAGAAACCCTCGAAGTTTGGGGTTAA
- the queA gene encoding tRNA preQ1(34) S-adenosylmethionine ribosyltransferase-isomerase QueA, with protein sequence MGPDDYAYPLPEAAIAQQPLADRTAARLLVDLGHGPTHHQVSDLPQFLGPGDLLVVNNTRVVPARLKLKKDSGGAVEVLLLEQHQETQWEALVKPSRRVAPGTVLHPGPGLTVTVGEDLGQGRRQITLDAPQGVMAALNKYGEMPLPPYLNTVLEEPDRYQTVYADRPASAAAPTAGLHLTKELLRQCQEAGAQIEELELVVGLDTFRPVMVDNLDDHHMHSEAFAVPEKTLDACHQARRVIAVGTTTVRALESAARQGNTGRTELFIRHPFDFQIVDLMLTNYHLPQSTLLVMLEAFIGPKWRNLYEIALDQNYRFLSFGDAMLIAKSQGENTK encoded by the coding sequence ATGGGCCCCGACGATTACGCATACCCCCTGCCCGAGGCAGCAATAGCGCAACAACCCCTCGCCGACCGCACCGCGGCCCGACTCCTAGTAGACCTCGGCCACGGGCCCACCCATCACCAAGTCAGCGACCTGCCACAATTCTTAGGCCCCGGAGACCTCCTAGTGGTCAACAACACTCGGGTAGTACCCGCCCGCCTGAAACTCAAAAAAGACAGCGGAGGAGCGGTCGAAGTATTACTCCTCGAACAACACCAAGAAACCCAATGGGAAGCACTGGTCAAACCCAGCCGACGGGTAGCCCCCGGCACCGTGTTACACCCCGGGCCCGGCTTAACGGTAACGGTAGGCGAAGACCTCGGCCAAGGACGCCGCCAAATCACCCTCGACGCCCCCCAAGGGGTCATGGCCGCCCTCAACAAATACGGAGAAATGCCGCTCCCGCCCTACCTCAACACCGTGCTCGAAGAACCCGACCGCTACCAAACGGTGTACGCCGACCGACCAGCCTCCGCCGCCGCCCCCACCGCCGGGCTACACCTCACCAAAGAACTCCTCAGGCAATGTCAAGAAGCCGGCGCCCAAATAGAAGAACTCGAACTCGTGGTGGGCCTCGACACCTTTCGCCCCGTCATGGTGGACAACCTCGACGACCACCACATGCACTCCGAAGCCTTCGCCGTACCCGAAAAAACCCTCGACGCTTGCCACCAAGCCCGCCGAGTAATCGCCGTCGGCACCACCACCGTACGCGCCTTAGAATCCGCAGCTCGCCAAGGAAACACCGGCCGCACCGAACTTTTCATACGGCACCCCTTTGATTTTCAAATCGTTGACCTCATGTTGACCAACTACCACCTGCCGCAGTCCACCCTGCTGGTAATGCTCGAAGCATTCATCGGACCAAAATGGCGCAACCTCTATGAAATAGCCTTAGACCAGAACTACCGGTTCTTATCCTTCGGCGATGCCATGCTGATAGCGAAAAGCCAAGGAGAAAACACCAAGTGA
- the yajC gene encoding preprotein translocase subunit YajC gives MEFLPLIAIFAIMYFLMIRPQQKKMRQQRSLVDSLKTGDEVVLNSGIFGVISEVDGDVVWLEVAGDLELKVLRGAVEGRFNDDTNDDDAEEEPEVGLEDDSPIEN, from the coding sequence ATGGAGTTTCTACCACTCATAGCCATCTTCGCCATCATGTATTTCCTCATGATCCGGCCCCAACAAAAAAAGATGCGCCAACAACGATCGCTCGTCGATTCACTCAAAACAGGCGACGAAGTAGTGCTTAACTCCGGCATATTCGGAGTCATCAGCGAAGTAGACGGCGATGTTGTCTGGCTCGAAGTAGCCGGCGACCTTGAACTCAAAGTGTTACGTGGAGCAGTAGAAGGCCGCTTCAACGACGACACAAACGACGACGACGCTGAAGAAGAGCCAGAAGTCGGCCTCGAAGACGACTCACCAATCGAAAACTAA
- the secF gene encoding protein translocase subunit SecF, with protein sequence MVQTPPPPLRTASRRGSKNHRRSKIMRTLKLLYAGEAPMDYPRWWRRAIIVSAAAVLISLGSIALQGLNLGIDFEGGTSFEVRAPGASVADAREAMANYNGEEARIQTVDDQVIRIRSEVTDPALAAEIRDHLNTDLGAVETFEQVGPTWGSEVTSKALRALITFFIVVALYITIRLEWKMAVGALVAVGHDILVSIGVYSLFQLEVTPATVIAFLTIMGYSLYDTIVVYDKVREIVGRLGATERYRYSELMNLALNRVTMRSINTSITSALPVVSLLIVGSWLLGATSLQEFAVALLVGIIVGSYSSLFLASSLVAALKSREPRWQQIDTKLNQKGLTSEETRSIDRRDAALPDPRATNRSAGPARSKPVATMRPANGVPPRPRKKRRN encoded by the coding sequence ATGGTTCAAACACCACCCCCTCCGCTTCGGACTGCCAGCCGACGGGGCAGTAAAAACCATCGGAGAAGCAAAATAATGCGCACCCTCAAGCTTCTATACGCCGGCGAAGCCCCCATGGACTACCCCCGCTGGTGGCGCCGAGCAATCATAGTATCGGCCGCCGCCGTACTCATCAGCCTCGGCTCAATAGCCCTACAAGGCCTCAACCTCGGAATTGACTTCGAAGGTGGCACCTCGTTCGAAGTGCGAGCCCCCGGAGCATCAGTGGCCGACGCACGAGAAGCCATGGCCAACTACAACGGCGAAGAAGCTCGTATCCAAACCGTTGACGACCAAGTCATACGAATTCGCTCCGAAGTAACCGACCCCGCGCTGGCCGCCGAAATTCGCGACCACCTCAACACCGACCTGGGAGCGGTAGAAACCTTCGAACAAGTCGGACCAACCTGGGGCAGCGAAGTCACCAGCAAAGCACTACGCGCCCTCATCACCTTCTTCATCGTGGTCGCCCTCTACATAACTATTCGCCTGGAATGGAAAATGGCCGTCGGCGCACTCGTGGCAGTAGGCCACGACATTCTGGTCAGCATCGGGGTGTATTCGCTTTTCCAACTCGAAGTAACCCCCGCCACGGTCATCGCCTTTTTAACCATCATGGGCTACTCGCTCTACGACACCATCGTGGTCTACGACAAAGTACGAGAAATCGTAGGCCGCCTCGGCGCAACCGAACGCTACCGCTACTCCGAACTCATGAACCTCGCCCTCAACCGGGTCACCATGCGATCAATAAACACCAGCATCACCTCAGCACTACCAGTCGTTTCGCTCCTGATCGTCGGATCATGGCTGCTGGGAGCCACCAGCCTGCAAGAATTTGCCGTAGCGCTGCTGGTAGGAATCATTGTTGGCTCATACTCGTCGCTTTTCCTCGCCTCATCGCTCGTCGCAGCACTAAAAAGTCGCGAACCCCGCTGGCAACAAATAGATACAAAACTCAACCAAAAAGGGTTAACCAGCGAAGAAACCCGCAGCATCGACCGGCGAGACGCAGCATTACCCGACCCACGAGCCACCAACCGCTCCGCCGGGCCAGCCCGCAGCAAACCCGTCGCCACAATGCGCCCCGCCAACGGGGTGCCACCACGACCCCGCAAAAAACGCCGCAACTAA